The nucleotide sequence CGACGGCGCGAGGGGCCCCTGGTGGCTCGTGCCGGTCGAGGTGGTGGCCCAGCTGGCGGGCGGGGCGGCGCTCGGGCTGGCCGTCGGGTTCGGCGGCGCGGAGCTGCTCCGGAGGGTGGCGCTGCCGCTGTCGGGCTTCTACCCGCTGGCGACGCTGGCGCTGTGCGTCCTGGCCTTCGCGGGGGCCTCCCTGGCGTACACCTCCGGCTTCGTCGCGGTCTACCTGTGCGGGCTCGTCCTCGGCAACGCCGCGCTGCCGCACCGCTCGGCCAGCATCGGTTTCGCCGAGGGCATGGCCTCGCTGGCCCAGATCGGGCTGTTCGTCATGCTCGGGCTGCTGGTGTCCCCGTCCCGGCTGCCCGAGGCCGTCGGCCCGGCGCTGGTCGTCGGCGGCGCGCTGCTCCTCCTGGCGCGGCCGCTGTCGGTGCTGGCCAGCCTGGTCTGGTTCCGGTTCCCCGTGCGCCAGCAGGTGTTCATCTCCTGGGCGGGGCTGCGCGGCGCCGTGCCGATCGTCGTCGCCACCTTCCCGCTGACCGCGCAGGTGCCCGGCGCCACCGTCGTCTTCGACACCGTCTTCGTGCTGGTCGTCGTCTTCACCCTGGTCCAGGGCTGGTCGCTGCCCTGGGTCGCCCGGCGGCTCGGCATCGCCGCGCCCGTCGCACCCCGCGAGATCCAGGTGGAGGCCGCGCCGCTGGAGGAGCTCGACGCCGAGCTGATGCAGATGACCGTGCCCGCGGGCTCGCGGCTGCACGGGGTGTACCTGCCCGAGCTGCGGCTGCCCGAGGACGCCGCCGTCGTCCTCATCGTCCGCGACGGCCGGGCGTTCGTGCCCGGCGAGAACACCCGGCTGATGCGGGGGGACCAGGCGCTGCTGGTCTCGGCGCGGCGGTCCCGGCCGGAGGCCGAGCGGCGGCTGCGGGCGGTCAGCCGGGCCGGCCGGCTGGCCACCTGGCGCGGGGAGACCGGCCGCCCCGACGAGACGGACTGATCCCACCTCCCGCCTGACGGTAACGATACGGATACGTATCGTCACACATCCCACCCCGCAGGCGGCTGACCTGCGAGTTTCTCGCTGCTCGTTCGCGTGCGTCGGCATGCGGCTCGGTGGGGGGATTCCGCGTGAAGGTTCGTTCCGGCTTCCAGTCGGTCACTCGTTGGCGCTCCCGTGGGGTGCTGGGGCTCGTGGTCGCCGCTGCCCTGAGCATGAGCCTCCTGGAGGCCGTGCCCGCCCAGGCGGCGCCTGACGACAGGGTGCTCCCGGACGCCGCCTTCGAGGGGTCGTCGCAGCGACCGGTGCCGGTTCCCTCCGCCGAGCAGGAGCCGGCACCGGCCGACGTGCCGCCCCCCGCCCTGCCGCCGGCGCCGGAGCTGCCTCCCGTACCGGAGGGTCTCTGGCCGGAGCGGGACCTCGAGGAGCTCAACGCCGCCCTGCTGGAGGCGGCGCGGACCGGCCGCCCGGTCGAGCTGGAGTCGGAGACGACCGAGACGTCCATCAGCTTCGCGCAGCCCGACGGGACCGTTCAGGTGCAGACCGCCGCCGGCCCGGTGCGCACGGAGGTCGACGGCGACTGGATCGACGTCGACACGACGCTGCGGTTGACCGAGAACGGGGTCGAGCCGGTCGCCGTGACCGGGGAGATCACGTTCTCGCCGGGTGGCGCCGAGCCCATGGTGCGCCTCAGCGACGGGGTGTCCGCCACCCTCCGGCTGGACTGGGACGGCCGGCTCCCCGAGCCCGAGCTCGACGGGAACACCGCGACGTACCGGAACGTCATGCCGCACGTCGACCTCGTGCTGTCCGCGACCCGCGTCGGCTTCGAGCAGCACCTCGTCGTCAAGCAGCGGCCCAACCGAGCCACGCTCGCCACGCTGCGCGAACTGCAGTTCCCGGTCGCGGTCAACGGCGCCGAGATGACCGAGGGCAAGGGTGGGCAGCTCCTCGTCGAGGACGACGGGAAGGTGGTCGGCACCGCGGCCGCGCCCATCATGTGGGACAGCCGGACCGATCCCCGGACCGACGAGCCCGTGCTGACGAAGGCGGTCGGCCTCGACCTGGCCGACCCCATGAAGCGCGGCACCGACTCCACCCTGGTCCTCAGCCCCGACATGGGCATGCTCACCGACCCGGCGACGGTCTACCCCGTCACGATCGACCCCACCCAGGCGCTCGGTCCCCTCGGTGACACGTTCGTCCAGAGCAGCATCCTCAACACCCCGCAGGGCGGGGCGACGGAGCTGCGGTCGGGCACCTACGACGGTGGCCGGACGGTGGCGCGCTCCCTGCTCCGCTTCGACGTGAGCCCGGTGTTCAACCGCGTGGTCCAGTCGGCGAACCTGGCGCTCTACCACTTCCACTCGTGGTCGTGCGACCCGCGGTGGGTCGACATCCGCGCGGCCGGCGACCACGACCCGGCGCGGGTCACCTGGGGCAACCAGCCCGGGATCGACTGGAGCGTGGCCGGCATCAAGGCGAACGCCCACGTCGCCGCCTGCCCGGCCCGCTGGATCGACTTCAACCTGACCGGTTGGGTAGCGGCGCACGCCGACGCCCGGAACGGCGCCCCCGCGGTGATGCCCCTGGCGGTCACCGCGGGCAGCGAGGGCGACAACTTCGCCTGGAAGAAGTTCAACTCGGGGAACGCCGGCGGTGGGGTGCCCACGCTGACCTTCGCCTACGACGGCCGGTGCGACCAGTACCACGGGGTCCTGATCTGCGGCGCCATCCGCGACAAGTGGCACGCCGTGGGAGCGTGGAACTCGGTCCTCGGGCTGCCCATCCAGAACGAGACCTGCGGGCTGGTCCGGGGTGGCTGCTTCAGCCACTTCCAGGGCGGCTCGATCTACTGGTCACCGGCGACCGGCGCGCAGATCATCAAGGGTTCGATCCGGGACAAGTGGGCGTCCATGGGCTGGGAGAACTCCTACCTGGGCTACCCGACGACCGACGAGGTCGCCCTGAGCGGCGGCTGGTTCAACCACTTCGAGGGCGGCTCGATCTACGGCTCCCGCACGCCCGGCATGGGGTTCCACGACATCAGCGGTCCCATCCGCGACACGTGGGCCGGTCTCGGCTGGGAGAACGGCTGGCTCGGGTACCCGACCAGCGGCCCGATCCCCGTCGCCGGCGGTACGCGGCAGGAGTTCCACGGCGGCAACATCCTCTTCGACACCCGGGCGAACGCCACCACCGTCGGCGCCGGCGTGCTCAAGCACCCGACGCAGTTCCAGCGGGTGACCCAGGCGCGCACCCAGCTCCAGGCGACGGCGAAGCTGCCGAGCGGCGGCGGCACGTACGACGGGGTCCGGTTCCAGTGGCGGGCCTACAGCCTCACGCCGGCCGAGGGGTGGACCGACGTCAACCCCGGAACCCTCTCCCTGCCCGACGGGAGCGCGGTGAGCGGGACCTGGCTCCCGCTCGCCGACGCGAACGGCGGCAAGGAGTCCACGGTCTACACCTGGAACGCGACGACGAGCATCCCGATCGACGGCCTGTTCCAGGTCCGCGCCTGCCTGCGCGTCGCCGGCGGGACGACGGAGCGCTGCACCGGCGTCACCCAGATCACGGTCGACCGGGCGGGGCTCACCGGCGCCAACGCCACCTCCGACGCGGGGCCCGGCACGGTCGGCCTGCTGACCGGCGCCTACGCCGTCGTCGGGCGGGACGCCGAGTTCACCGCGCCGCACGGGGGCATCGCCGCGACCCGCAGCTTCACGAGCAACGACCCCGACCGCCCCGGCCCGCTCGGCCCCGGCTGGCGCATGTCGCTGGCCGTGGACGAGGCGGGGGCGGACTTCCTCTCCCTGGTCGACCGCGTGGACACCGCGCTCATCACCCGCGGTGACGGCACCCAGATGCCGTTCGTCCGCAAGTCCGCCCACGCCACCGACGTGAACAACTACGTCGGGGACGGCGAGGCCAGCACCGAGGCCAGCACGCTGACCTTCGTCCCCGGTGCCGCGGGCACCGCCAGCTCGTACGTGCTCACCGACCTGGACGGGGACAAGGTCACCTTCACCCGCGCCGACGGCGGTAACGGGCACCTCGACCGCGGCCTGTTCCGCGTCACCAAGGTCGAGGCGATCCGCGGCAAGGCGGGCAGCACCGACCTGGCCCCGGCCGTGACCACCGTCGTCTACACGGCCGCCGGGAACCCGCGCTTCCTGCTCGCGCCGACCGACGCCGGGGCGGCCTGCCCGGATCCGTCCGTCACGACCCAGCCGGCCGGGTGCCGGGCGCTGGAGTTCGTCTACACCGGCAGCGGTGCCGGCGAACGGCTCGCGGAGGTGCGGCTGAGGGCGCACGGCGCCGCTGCCCCCGACGGCGGGCTGCTCACCGCTGACACGCCGGTGCAGGCGCACTCGATCGTGGTGGCGACCTACCGGTACGACGCCCAGGGCCGGTTGGCGTCGGCCGCCGATCCCCGGAGCGGCACGTCCGTCGGTTACACCTACCGGTCCGATGGTCGGCTCGCCACGGTCACGCCCGTGGGCGCGACCGCGACCTGGACCCTCGGCTACGACGACCGGCTGCTGCCCCGCCTGGTGTCGGCCACGCTGGACGACGGGCCGGACGGGCTCCCCCCGCAGCGGACGAGCGTCCGCTACGAACTGCCGCTGGACGGCAGCAACGCCGCGCTGCCCGCGCTGACCTCCGCCGAGATCGGTCGGTGGGGCCAGAAGGTGCGCCCCACCGACATGACCGCCGTGTTCGGCGCGGACGTGGTGCCCGCCGCCACCCCGACCGCCGCGCAGTGGCGGGGGGCCCAGCTGCTGGCCATGGACGTGAACGGTCGCGTGGTGAACACGGCCAACTTCGGCGGCACCGTCAACCAGGACACCGGCGCGGACCAGGCGCCGGCGTGGCGGATCAGCACCACCGAGTACGACGCCGAGGGGCGGGGGAACGTCGTCCGCGAGCTGACCGCGGGCAACCGGGACCGTGCCCTGGCCGTCGGGACGGACGCTGCCGCGCAGGCCGCTCAGTCCAGGCTGCTGGACACCGTGCACGCCTACTCCGCAGACGGCGTGGACCTGCTGCGCAGCTACCAGCCCGCCCGGTTGGTGACCGTCGCCGCCGGTGACCGGCAGGTCAGCGCCCGCACCCGGACCACCACCACCTACGACACCGGCGCGGAAGCGGGACACCCCACCCCGGGGACCAGCCGCCGGCTGCCCGTGCGCACCACCGTCGACGCGGTCGAGATCCACAAGGGTCTCCCGGCCGGATCGACCGGCACCGACCCCGCACTTCCGGCGCTGGACGGCCGCAGCCGGGTGACGACCCTGGAGTACGGCACCCCGAACGCGTGGAAGCTCGGTGCGCCGTCGGCCACCCGGGTCGACCCCGGCGGCGGCGCGGCCGAGGTGGTCACGCGGCAGGTGATCGACGAGCAGGGTCGCACGGTCTCCAGCACGCTGCCTGCCGGCGGGACGAGCACGGCCACCGCGGCGACGACGGTGAAGGTCTACTACTCGGCGACCAGCGGCGAGCCCGGGTGCGCCAGCGAGGCGTGGGCGGGCTGGCTGTGCAAGAGCCGTCCCGGCGGCGCACCGGACACCGGGGCCGCTCTGCCCAGCAGTCACGTGACCCGCTACGACGTGTACGGCAACGTCGTGCAGGTCGTGGAGACCGGCGCGGGGGTCACCCGGGTCGTGAACACCGCCTACGACGCGGCGGGTCGTCCGCGGCGCAGCGGCATCTCCGGCACGGGCCCGGAGGTCGGTCTCCAGCGGCCGGAGGTGGGGACCACCTACACGGCCGCCGGACTGGTCGAGACGACCCGGCTGCTGGCTGCCGACGGGTCAGCCGCCGGGGCGCCGGCCGAGGGGACCGGGCCGATCACCCGCACGTACGACGCCTACGGCCGGCTGGTGTCCTACACCGACGGCAGCGGCCTGGTCACCACGCAGTCCTACGACGCGGTCGGCCGGCTGATCACGGTGGCCAACGAGCACGGCACCCGCACGGTCGGCTACGACGGCGACGGGGAGCGGGGGAGCCTGCCGACCAGCCTGGACGTCTCCGGGATCGGTGTGTTCACCGCCCGGTACGGGGCCGACGGCAGCATCGTCCGCGAGGAGCTGCCCGGCGGGCTGAGTGCGACCACGGTGCGCGACGCCGCCGGTGACTCCGTCAGCCTGAGGTATGTCAAGACTGCAGCAGATGGCAGCACGAGCGAGTGGTTGAAGTCGACGGCCACGATCAACGGCTTCGACCAGGTGGACAGCTACCGCACCGTGGCGATCACCGGGCTGGACCGGACCAACCGCTACGGCTACGACAACCTGGGCCGGCTGGTCACCGCCACCGACTCCACGGCGCGCGACGCCAACGGTCTGCCGACCGGCGCCTCCTGCACCCGCCGGTACACCTTCGACGTCAACGGCAACCGGGTCGGGCTGGCGCAGTCGGCGACCGCGGGCGCGCCGGCGGGCACGTGCCCGGCCACCGTGGCGGCGGCCGCCGGCTACGGCTACGACACCGCTGACCGGCTGAAGGCCGACGCTGCCCGGGCGACGCTGCGCTATGACGCCCTCGGCCGCACCCGCGTGCTGCCCTCGGTGGACACCGTCGACCAGGGTGGTGACGTGGCGCTGGACTACTTCGTGGACGACCTGGTGGCGGGCATGAGCCAAGCGGGGCGGACCACGGTGTTCGGCCTGGACGCCACCGGCCGGCGGGTGGTGCGCACCGACACCGACGGGACGACCCCGGGTGCGCGCCGCGCCACCAGTCTCTACAGCGGGGACGACGACAACCCCGACGTGGTCAAGGAGCCGGACAACAGCTACACCCGCAACATCAGCTCCTTCGGCGGGTTGGCCTCGGTCGTCACCAAGAGCGGCACCAGTGGGGCGGAGGTGGCGTTGCAGTTGGCCAACCTGCACGGTGACGTCGCCGCCACCGTGCCGGCCGGCGCGGAGAGCCCGATCGACCTGCGGGTCACCGAGACCACCGAGTACGGACTGCCCCGGGTCAGGCCGGCCGCGGGCACCACCCAGGCCCGCTACGGCTGGCTGGGCACCCACCAGCGCGACGCCAGCACCATCGGCGGCCTCACGCTGATGGGCGTGCGGCTCTACGCACCCACCCTCGGCCGCTTCCTCACCGTCGACCCGGTGGAGGGCGGCAACCCGAACGCCTACGTCTATCCGGCCGACCCGGTCAACATGTTCGACCTGGACGGGCGTTGGGGATGGGCCAAGAAGGCGTGGAAGAAGGCCACGCGTGCCGTGGTCAAGACGTCGCTGAGCGCGTCCCGGTGGCTGACCAACAGCAGGTGGGGAAAGCGCATCAACAGGGTGTGTACGTTCGCGATCGGCCCGGCGTCGGCTGTATGCGGTGTCGTGTACACCGCCGCTTATGCCCGCCAGGGAAGATTCAGGGAAGCCGCTGTCTCGGCTGTCGGCCTGATCGGTGGGAATGTCGTGACGGGCGCCCTGAAGAGAGGTTATAGCCGGGCATACACGTCTGCCGCGGCAGCCTCTACGAAGCGATATCCAGTTCCGCGTCGTCCAGGAAGGGCATGGAGAGTTACCGCCTGGACCTCGAGCGAACTGCACGGAATGGCTGTGGGAGCAACCATAGATCGCATAGGGAATCGGCGACGATGACGATGTCGAACAATGAGCAAGTGCTCATCGTTCCTGTCGGGCGGGAGATCTGGCGACCGGTCTACGCGTTCGGTGCGATCGCTTGTCTCATTGCGCTTGTGGGCGTTCCGCTTGCAGCGCAGGGGGCGTCGGTCGCTCTCCCCGTCGTCCTCTTCTGCGTAGCGGCCTGCGCCGTCCTGGCGGTCGCTAGAACGCTCGTCTGGCGCCTACTGCCGGCACGCGTCACGGTCAGCTATGACAGTTCAGGACTGTTCGTCCGACGAGGCAGAAAGCTGGTGCGTCACTATCCGTGGGCTACTACCGAGCAGGTTCACCTGACGTGGGGTGACCGGTGGCCGGAGTGGAGCAGGTGGGCGATGTTCCCGTGTGTCAGCGTGGTCCACGAAAGTGAGAAGGGGTCGGTGATCGACCGCTCTCCAAGTTTCCTCCTCGTCCGACCACGAGACGTAGAACAGGCCGAGCGGAGAGTTGAGGAGGTGGTGCAACGGTATGTCCGGGTCCAAGGCCCGTGACCCTTTGAACCGACGGCGCGCGACGCCAACGGTCTGCCGACCGGCGCCTCCTGCACCCGCCGGTACACCTTCGACGTCGACAGCAACCGGGTCGGGCTGGCGCAGTCGGCGACCGCGGGCGCACGCTTGGCGGTCGCCCGAACAGTCGGGGAGCGAGTCTCCGGCCGTCAGGTCCTGGGATGGATGGCGGGAGGTGCCTTGAGGGGGCTACCGCGGGTTTCCAGAGCGGCATCGGGGCGACCGTCGGCAGGTTCGGGACGACCGTCTTCCAAGCAACGCGGAAGTACGGCGGATACCGCGGAAGTGCTCGAGCCGCACGCGCTGGCGTGAGAGCGGCGGCCGCCTACCGCCTCACGAGGTTCTGATGAGCGGGCGTCGGGAGAACCGCCTGTCGCATGCCGGGGGAGTGCTCTACTTCCTCGGGATAGTCACCGTCTTCTCGATCATCTCGGTCCTCCTGTTCGGCACGCCTGCTCCGCCGGAGGATCTGGCCGTGACGACGGGGATCATGATGGTCGTCGACTCGATCTGGCTGGGGGTCGTACTCATCTGGGGACGGATCACACGGAAGCACCGTCGGAATCGGCTGGGGGGATAGCTCTCGAAACGGTTGGGAGGTTCGGGCGGATCGGCAGGTGCCCTGTCAACCTGTCCAGTCGTTCCAGGCGTGCGGCGGCTGTCCTCAGCAGCCGTTGTGACCATCCCGCTTCGAGATCCTCGGCCGCCGCGGCCGCCGGGCACCGGGCTTCCCGCGGTCCGCCGCCTTGTTGCGCGTCGCGTGCGTGGGGCGGCGTGGGCACTCTGGAGTCGCGTGACGGGGCGGCCCGGAGAGCCTGGTCGGTCGCGCGCCGAACAGTCGGCCCGTCCGTCAACGCCTGCGTGCCGGACCATGTCGTGACATCGTGATCGCAGCACCGGCACCGGGCGGCGGTCGCCGTGCCGGGACCCCACGGAGCGCGCGATGCGGTACCTCTTCCGGCCGCCGGCCGGCGACGCGACGGGCCTGCTCGCCCTGCCCTGGGAGCAGCCCCTCGAGGAGTGGGACCACGACCTCCTGCTCGACGTCCCGCAGCGCGGCATCTCCCGGCACGTGGTCCGCTTCGTCGCCGTCGAGGGCCGGGTCTACGCGCTGAAGGAGATCTCCGAGTCGCTGGCCAGGCACGAGTACGCGCTGCTCGCCGCCTTCGAGGGCGAGGGGCTCCCGGCGGTGTCGGTGCTGGGCATCTGCG is from Blastococcus sp. HT6-4 and encodes:
- a CDS encoding DNRLRE domain-containing protein, whose translation is MKVRSGFQSVTRWRSRGVLGLVVAAALSMSLLEAVPAQAAPDDRVLPDAAFEGSSQRPVPVPSAEQEPAPADVPPPALPPAPELPPVPEGLWPERDLEELNAALLEAARTGRPVELESETTETSISFAQPDGTVQVQTAAGPVRTEVDGDWIDVDTTLRLTENGVEPVAVTGEITFSPGGAEPMVRLSDGVSATLRLDWDGRLPEPELDGNTATYRNVMPHVDLVLSATRVGFEQHLVVKQRPNRATLATLRELQFPVAVNGAEMTEGKGGQLLVEDDGKVVGTAAAPIMWDSRTDPRTDEPVLTKAVGLDLADPMKRGTDSTLVLSPDMGMLTDPATVYPVTIDPTQALGPLGDTFVQSSILNTPQGGATELRSGTYDGGRTVARSLLRFDVSPVFNRVVQSANLALYHFHSWSCDPRWVDIRAAGDHDPARVTWGNQPGIDWSVAGIKANAHVAACPARWIDFNLTGWVAAHADARNGAPAVMPLAVTAGSEGDNFAWKKFNSGNAGGGVPTLTFAYDGRCDQYHGVLICGAIRDKWHAVGAWNSVLGLPIQNETCGLVRGGCFSHFQGGSIYWSPATGAQIIKGSIRDKWASMGWENSYLGYPTTDEVALSGGWFNHFEGGSIYGSRTPGMGFHDISGPIRDTWAGLGWENGWLGYPTSGPIPVAGGTRQEFHGGNILFDTRANATTVGAGVLKHPTQFQRVTQARTQLQATAKLPSGGGTYDGVRFQWRAYSLTPAEGWTDVNPGTLSLPDGSAVSGTWLPLADANGGKESTVYTWNATTSIPIDGLFQVRACLRVAGGTTERCTGVTQITVDRAGLTGANATSDAGPGTVGLLTGAYAVVGRDAEFTAPHGGIAATRSFTSNDPDRPGPLGPGWRMSLAVDEAGADFLSLVDRVDTALITRGDGTQMPFVRKSAHATDVNNYVGDGEASTEASTLTFVPGAAGTASSYVLTDLDGDKVTFTRADGGNGHLDRGLFRVTKVEAIRGKAGSTDLAPAVTTVVYTAAGNPRFLLAPTDAGAACPDPSVTTQPAGCRALEFVYTGSGAGERLAEVRLRAHGAAAPDGGLLTADTPVQAHSIVVATYRYDAQGRLASAADPRSGTSVGYTYRSDGRLATVTPVGATATWTLGYDDRLLPRLVSATLDDGPDGLPPQRTSVRYELPLDGSNAALPALTSAEIGRWGQKVRPTDMTAVFGADVVPAATPTAAQWRGAQLLAMDVNGRVVNTANFGGTVNQDTGADQAPAWRISTTEYDAEGRGNVVRELTAGNRDRALAVGTDAAAQAAQSRLLDTVHAYSADGVDLLRSYQPARLVTVAAGDRQVSARTRTTTTYDTGAEAGHPTPGTSRRLPVRTTVDAVEIHKGLPAGSTGTDPALPALDGRSRVTTLEYGTPNAWKLGAPSATRVDPGGGAAEVVTRQVIDEQGRTVSSTLPAGGTSTATAATTVKVYYSATSGEPGCASEAWAGWLCKSRPGGAPDTGAALPSSHVTRYDVYGNVVQVVETGAGVTRVVNTAYDAAGRPRRSGISGTGPEVGLQRPEVGTTYTAAGLVETTRLLAADGSAAGAPAEGTGPITRTYDAYGRLVSYTDGSGLVTTQSYDAVGRLITVANEHGTRTVGYDGDGERGSLPTSLDVSGIGVFTARYGADGSIVREELPGGLSATTVRDAAGDSVSLRYVKTAADGSTSEWLKSTATINGFDQVDSYRTVAITGLDRTNRYGYDNLGRLVTATDSTARDANGLPTGASCTRRYTFDVNGNRVGLAQSATAGAPAGTCPATVAAAAGYGYDTADRLKADAARATLRYDALGRTRVLPSVDTVDQGGDVALDYFVDDLVAGMSQAGRTTVFGLDATGRRVVRTDTDGTTPGARRATSLYSGDDDNPDVVKEPDNSYTRNISSFGGLASVVTKSGTSGAEVALQLANLHGDVAATVPAGAESPIDLRVTETTEYGLPRVRPAAGTTQARYGWLGTHQRDASTIGGLTLMGVRLYAPTLGRFLTVDPVEGGNPNAYVYPADPVNMFDLDGRWGWAKKAWKKATRAVVKTSLSASRWLTNSRWGKRINRVCTFAIGPASAVCGVVYTAAYARQGRFREAAVSAVGLIGGNVVTGALKRGYSRAYTSAAAASTKRYPVPRRPGRAWRVTAWTSSELHGMAVGATIDRIGNRRR
- a CDS encoding potassium/proton antiporter, whose amino-acid sequence is MNTTVALALALGAVVVLLAAIALRLADRLGLPSLLLYLAIGVVLGESGLGIEFEDYPLTQTLGVAALLVILAEGGLTTRWADVRRALGPGLTLATVGVAVSIGVTAAVTVWLLGWAWGFALLVAAVISSTDAAAVFATLRRLPLPRRLAASLETESGLNDAPVILLVIVLSDVLTDGARGPWWLVPVEVVAQLAGGAALGLAVGFGGAELLRRVALPLSGFYPLATLALCVLAFAGASLAYTSGFVAVYLCGLVLGNAALPHRSASIGFAEGMASLAQIGLFVMLGLLVSPSRLPEAVGPALVVGGALLLLARPLSVLASLVWFRFPVRQQVFISWAGLRGAVPIVVATFPLTAQVPGATVVFDTVFVLVVVFTLVQGWSLPWVARRLGIAAPVAPREIQVEAAPLEELDAELMQMTVPAGSRLHGVYLPELRLPEDAAVVLIVRDGRAFVPGENTRLMRGDQALLVSARRSRPEAERRLRAVSRAGRLATWRGETGRPDETD